A genomic stretch from Argiope bruennichi chromosome 2, qqArgBrue1.1, whole genome shotgun sequence includes:
- the LOC129962333 gene encoding collagen alpha-1(I) chain-like → MGFAYTLSVSHLNLSNLNLSGLNLSNLSLGGGGSLPGFPGGGGNRSRGRRDSKSSGSSSDGKGPDGIGSDGSGISGKGVSELGSNGKITLGSGPNSNFGKEGKGAGGTIRSDGKGTGGSGFDVKGTGSSPNSKGPGTFALNNKGSSGSGLESNGSEGYTLDGKGHGGKGPDDSGPGAKRPDDSGSGGKRSEGKGPSGSGPEGNGPSGSGIDSNEYSGSGPDGNRLSGSLPDGNAPNSSRPGGKRPNGKGIRGSGPDSTVPNGSGTDSEDLGGSGPDRSESNGSGPDSKGPEGTGPDSKGPEGTGPAGERPDGTGPDTSEPSGSAPDSRGPGRSGTDGKRPDGKGPDDSGPDSSEPSGFGPNSRDPGGSGPAGKGPGGSGPNSSEPSGPDSRAPEGSGPDGKGPGGSGPDSSVPSGYGPDSRGPGGSGPAGKGPSGKRPNGKGPGESGPDSSEPSGSGSDNRGPGGFGPAGKGPGDSEPDSSKPGGSGPDSRGPGGKRPGGKRPNGKGPGDSGPDSSEPSGSGPDSRGPGGSGPANKGPGGKRPDGQGPGDFGPDRSEPRGSGPDSSGPGGSGPDSRGPRGSGRTDKRPGGKRPDGKGPGDSAPDSSDPSGSGSGSRGPRGSGPAGKRPNGKGPGDSGPDNSEPSGSGPDNRGPGGSGPANKGPGGKKPDGQGPGDSGPDRSEPRGSGPDSSGPGGSGPDSRGPRGSGRTGKRPGGKIPDGKGPGDSAPDSSNPSGSGPDSRGPGGSGPDSRGNRGSGPAGKRPNGKVPGDSGPDSSEPRGSGPDSRGPGGSGPANKGPGGKRPDGRDPIDSRPDNSEPSGSGPDSRGLGGSGPDSRDPRGSGPAGKRPNGKSPGDSGPDSSEPSGSGPDSRGPGGSGPASKGPGGKRPDGQGPGGSVPDSSDLRRSGPDSKGPGRSRPAGKGPGGKRPDGKSPDDSGPEGSRPGGKSPDGKGPGGSGPDSKGPVGPVPGGGRPNGRGPGGSGPDSREPNGSGTDSRGPGVSGPGDERPRGKRPDDTGPGGSGFNGSGPRGSRPDSKVPEGSGPDGNGPDDRSPGGSAPNSKGPGGSRPDGKRPNGQVPGGSGSGLSGFEGKGRRVSGPGGKGSGDLGLDGKLPDLSGLDLSGLDGKLPDLSGLKGKLPDLSGLDLSGLEGKLPDLSGLKGKLPDLSGLDLSELEGKLPDLSGLKGKLPDLSGLEGKLPDLSGIDLSGHKGKLPDLSELDLSGLKEKLPDLSELDLSGLKEKLPDLSELDLSGLEGKLPDLSELKRGNLGGKLKTAMILIK, encoded by the exons ATGGGATTTGCATACACCCTTTCGGTATCCC ACCTCAATCTAAGCA ACCTCAATCTAAGCG gCCTCAATCTGAGCA ACCTCAGTCTTGGGG GCGGTGGTAGTTTACCAGGATTTCCCGGAG GTGGTGGGAATAGATCTAGAGGTCGTAGAG ATTCTAAATCTAGTGGTTCCAGCTCTGATGGAAAGGGACCTGATGGTATCGGCTCTGATGGCTCTGGAATTTCTGGAAAAGGTGTAAGTGAATTAGGGTCTAATGGGAAAATAACTCTTGGATCAGGACCTAACAGTAACTTTGGGAAGGAAGGTAAAGGAGCTGGTGGCACTATAAGATCGGACGGCAAAGGAACCGGTGGCTCTGGGTTCGATGTAAAAGGCACTGGTTCTAGTCCTAATAGTAAAGGCCCTGGAACATTTGCACTTAATAATAAGGGGTCTAGTGGTTCTGGCCTTGAAAGTAATGGCTCTGAAGGTTATACACTTGATGGTAAAGGACATGGTGGTAAAGGACCAGATGATTCAGGACCTGGTGCTAAAAGACCAGATGATTCCGGATCTGGTGGTAAAAGATCTGAAGGCAAAGGCCCTAGTGGTTCTGGACCTGAAGGTAATGGACCTAGCGGTTCTGGTATTGATAGCAATGAATATAGTGGCTCGGGTCCTGATGGTAATAGACTTAGTGGTTCGCTTCCTGATGGTAATGCACCTAATAGTTCTCGTCCTGGTGGTAAAAGACCTAATGGCAAGGGCATTCGTGGTTCCGGACCTGATAGTACTGTACCTAATGGTTCTGGTACTGATAGTGAAGACCTTGGTGGTTCTGGACCAGACAGAAGTGAATCTAATGGTTCTGGTCCTGATAGCAAAGGTCCTGAAGGTACTGGTCCTGATAGCAAAGGTCCTGAAGGTACTGGTCCTGCTGGTGAAAGACCTGATGGTACTGGACCTGATACTAGTGAACCTAGTGGTTCTGCTCCTGATAGTAGAGGACCTGGAAGATCTGGAACTGATGGTAAAAGACCTGATGGTAAAGGCCCTGATGATTCTGGACCTGATAGCAGTGAACCTAGTGGTTTTGGTCCTAATAGTAGAGACCCTGGAGGTTCTGGACCTGCTGGTAAAGGACCTGGTGGTTCTGGACCTAATAGTAGTGAACCTAGTGGTCCTGATAGCAGAGCCCCTGAAGGTTCTGGACCTGACGGTAAAGGCCCGGGTGGTTCTGGACCAGATAGCAGTGTACCTAGTGGTTATGGTCCTGATAGCAGAGGCCCTGGAGGTTCTGGACCTGCTGGTAAAGGACCTAGTGGTAAACGACCTAATGGCAAAGGCCCTGGGGAGTCTGGACCTGATAGTAGTGAACCTAGTGGCTCTGGTTCTGATAATAGAGGCCCTGGAGGTTTTGGACCTGCTGGTAAAGGACCTGGCGACTCTGAACCTGATAGCAGTAAACCTGGTGGTTCTGGTCCTGATAGTAGAGGACCTGGTGGCAAAAGACCTGGTGGTAAAAGACCTAATGGCAAAGGCCCTGGTGATTCTGGACCTGATAGTAGTGAACCTAGTGGTTCTGGTCCTGATAGTAGAGGCCCTGGAGGTTCTGGACCTGCTAATAAAGGACCTGGGGGTAAAAGACCTGATGGGCAAGGCCCTGGTGATTTTGGACCTGATCGCAGTGAACCTAGGGGTTCTGGTCCTGATAGTAGTGGCCCTGGAGGTTCTGGACCTGATAGTAGAGGCCCTAGAGGTTCTGGGCGTACTGACAAAAGACCTGGTGGTAAAAGACCTGATGGCAAAGGCCCTGGTGATTCTGCACCTGATAGCAGTGACCCTAGTGGTTCTGGATCTGGTAGTAGAGGCCCTAGAGGTTCTGGGCCTGCTGGTAAAAGACCTAATGGCAAAGGCCCTGGTGATTCTGGACCTGATAACAGTGAACCTAGTGGTTCTGGTCCTGATAATAGAGGCCCTGGAGGTTCTGGACCTGCTAATAAAGGACCTGGAGGTAAAAAACCTGATGGGCAAGGCCCTGGTGATTCTGGTCCTGATCGCAGTGAACCTAGGGGTTCTGGTCCTGATAGTAGTGGCCCTGGAGGTTCTGGACCTGATAGTAGAGGCCCTAGAGGTTCTGGGCGTACTGGTAAAAGACCTGGTGGTAAAATACCTGATGGCAAAGGTCCTGGTGATTCTGCACCTGATAGCAGTAACCCTAGTGGTTCTGGTCCTGATAGTAGAGGCCCTGGAGGTTCTGGACCTGATAGTAGAGGCAATAGAGGTTCTGGGCCTGCTGGTAAAAGACCTAATGGCAAAGTACCTGGTGATTCTGGACCTGATAGTAGTGAACCCCGTGGTTCTGGTCCTGATAGTAGAGGTCCTGGAGGTTCTGGACCTGCTAATAAAGGACCTGGGGGTAAAAGACCTGATGGGCGAGACCCTATTGATTCTAGACCTGATAACAGCGAACCTAGTGGTTCTGGTCCTGATAGTAGAGGCCTTGGAGGTTCTGGACCTGATAGTAGAGACCCTAGAGGTTCCGGGCCTGCTGGGAAAAGACCTAATGGCAAAAGCCCTGGTGATTCTGGACCTGATAGTAGTGAACCTAGTGGTTCTGGTCCTGATAGTAGAGGCCCTGGAGGTTCTGGACCTGCTAGTAAAGGACCTGGGGGTAAAAGACCTGATGGGCAAGGCCCTGGTGGCTCCGTACCTGATAGCAGTGACCTTAGACGTTCTGGACCTGATAGTAAGGGCCCTGGAAGATCTAGACCTGCTGGTAAAGGACCTGGGGGTAAAAGACCTGATGGTAAAAGTCCAGATGATTCTGGACCTGAAGGTTCCAGACCTGGTGGTAAAAGTCCTGATGGCAAAGGTCCTGGTGGTTCTGGACCTGATAGTAAAGGCCCTGTAGGGCCTGTACCTGGTGGTGGAAGACCTAATGGCAGAGGTCCTGGGGGTTCTGGACCTGATAGTAGAGAACCTAATGGTTCTGGTACTGATAGTAGAGGCCCTGGAGTTTCTGGACCTGGTGATGAAAGACCTCGTGGTAAAAGACCTGATGACACAGGACCTGGTGGTTCTGGATTTAATGGTAGTGGACCTAGGGGTTCTCGTCCTGATAGTAAAGTCCCTGAAGGTTCTGGACCTGATGGTAATGGACCAGACGATAGAAGCCCTGGAGGTTCTGCACCTAATAGTAAAGGCCCTGGAGGTTCTCGACCTGATGGTAAAAGACCTAATGGCCAAGTTCCTGGAGGTTCTGGATCTGGCCTTTCCGGATTTGAGGGTAAGGGACGAAGGGTCTCCGGACCAGGTGGAAAAGGCTCAGGTGATTTAGGACTGGATGGAAAACTACCGGATCTCTCCGGACTTGATCTTTCTGGACTTGATGGAAAACTACCGGATCTTTCTGGGCTTAAAGGAAAACTACCAGATCTTTCCGGACTTGATCTTTCTGGACTTGAAGGAAAACTACCGGATCTTTCTGGACTTAAAGGAAAACTACCAGATCTTTCCGGACTTGATCTTTCTGAACTTGAAGGAAAACTACCGGATCTTTCTGGACTTAAAGGAAAACTACCAGATCTTTCTGGACTTGAAGGAAAACTCCCAGATCTTTCGGGAATAGATCTTTCTGGACATAAAGGAAAACTCCCAGATCTTTCCGAACTTGATCTTTCTGGACTTAAAGAAAAACTCCCAGATCTTTCCGAACTTGATCTTTCTGGACTTAAAGAAAAACTCCCAGATCTTTCCGAACTTGATCTTTCTGGACTTGAAGGAAAACTACCGGATCTTTCTGAACTTAAACGTGGAAATCTTGGAGGTAAGTTAAAAACTgctatgattttgataaaataa